One Bacillota bacterium genomic window, TCAAGGTGCTTGGCGGGGAAGTGGCGGTAAGTTAATAGGGCGCATAACAGCTTGGCTTATACACAGGGTGGTAACTAATCTATCACACGGTATCTGAAGTAGAAGGGGTTCGACTGATGAATAGGACCGGTGTATCATCCCATCGGATAGTGAAATCCACTTATCTTGCCTTCGTCCTTCTGATGATGGCCTGGATCGGCGCGTGGCTGTTGAAAATCTCCTTGGAGCAAAGCGTCCTTTGGCTGACAACGAGTAAGGAGAGCTTCTTCTATTGGCTTACGGCCAAGTTGGTCATTTGGATAGTACCAGCCCTTTGGCTCTTGAGACTGTCTAATCGTAGTCTGCGGGAAGTTTTTAACTTCCCGCAGTGGAAAGGGTGGTTAATTTGGGGCGGTGGAATAGGGCTGCTCATCGCCCTAACGGGCATTATTCCTAATTACCTGCAGGGAAATGACCTTCTGCCGACCCAGTTTAGCTTTCCGCTCCTTAACCTTTTGGTCGTTGCACCGATTCTTGAGGAGTTTCTGATGCGGGGAGCGATCCAGGGAAACCTGCAAGGGAGGTATTCCTCGTGGAGAGCCAATGTAATAACGTCAGTGATGTTTGTGATTCTTCATATCCCGGGATGGTATTTCATGGGGGTGCTGTGGGATAACCTCACCCAACCCCTTGGAGGTGCCCTGTCTATTTTCCTTGTCAGCCTCGGATTTGGTTATGGCACCCACCGTTCGCAATCGGTGATGGGTGGAGTCCTGTCCCATTTCCTGAACAATCTATTCTAGTCACAGCCTTGTTGACATCCTTCTCGGATGTGAGCAAAGATACGTTGTCTTGGTTTCTAGATTCTCATTGACAGAATTTTGTCGAGTATGATATAGTTGTTGGGAAACAACGATGGGAGTGGAGTTGTATGACTGTAGGTGTTCTATTTTAGTAATCTAATCGACGCCAGAAAAATGCTCAAGTGCAGCTGGTAGTTGGGGATCCTCGGAACGGACATTTGCTTTTTGGCATATTTCCGTCTTATTTGGGGCACCCAGCTGTCTAACTTGTCCCTCTGCAAGAGGGCAGGCATTTTTACTCTACGTGGCGTTGAGTTATTAGAACACCCTCTAGTCCACACAGCTCTCACCGGAGACTGGCTATCCATGGAATTGCTTTGTCAACCATGGAGTCGGCGGTCTTGATATATTTGTAATGCGCTGCCGCGGCTTGGAAGCCTCTCATAAGGGGAATGTCCAGGAGCCGTTGGTTGTTGGTATTGCGATTAAGGGCTGTAGATGGACGGCGGTTCATCTACAGCCCTTTTGTGATCTAAGGAGTAAGCAAGGTGCAAGGCAGAGTAGAGATGGCCAGGACGAAGTCGGTGATACCTGACCCGGTGGCAGTGTTGCATGAAACTACGCAGTGGCAGGTGCCGTATTACTTACTGCTTAGGAGGCATTAATGTTGAGTGAAATAAAGCATATGACCGTCAATGACTATGATCGAGTGATGGAGTTTATCAAGATTGTGTTTCCTGATGCCGTATCGATTTTGGAAAGAGTGATCTTCGGCAGTCCCTTCCGGCGCCCCGACAATTTCGCGTATATTGAAGAAGATGGGAGGATAATTTCCTTTGTTGGACTCTTTCCCCATAGGGTGCGATTGGGGGACTCTGAAGTAAGGGCCGGAGAAATCGAGGCCGTTGGAACCCATCCAAAGTTTCGCGGGCGGGGACTGGCCTCACAACTGATGGAGTATTGGATCCAGTATATGAAGGAGGAAGGGATAGCCCTAAGTTGGCTCTATGGGATCCCGAATTTCTACCAGCAATTTGGCTTCGAATACGCCTTGCCCTTTCACAAGTATACCTACACGACCATCGCCCCTGGACAATTAACTGATTTGCAGCCCACCCATCAAGTTAGAGCCATGGAGCAGAAGGATCTCGGGGCGGTTAGCAGTATCTACGATTTTTGCAATCGACACATTTCCGGATCAGCCATCCGTTCTCTCGGTTATTGGGAGCATCGATTCCAAACCACAACCTTCGGTCCCCACCGGTGGATAGTGGTTAGCGATGGTGGGGCCGTTATCGGATATCTTTGGCTGACAGAGTCCGATGGGGAGCTCACTGTTCGAGAGTCCGGGGCTATCAATGAAGCGGCTTGCCAGAGTATGGCCTCATACCTCTTCGAGCTGAGCAAAGCCCATCCTCAGGTGCGTGAGATTGGGGTGATGGGCCCCCATACCAGTCCTCTAGCTCGGTATCTTTACCGCTGGGGAGCCCGGAGGGCCTGTACCAACGAGATCTACCCTGGGACTTGGGGTGGTATGGTTCGGATTATAGACTTGGCCAACACCCTGGATGCATTGTCTGCGACGATGTCCCGGCGATTGGCGGCGTCGCCCCTGTCTAACCACTCCGGTTGTTACACTATCACCTCTGAGGTGGGATCCGCTGGATTAGAGATTCGTCAGGGCCAGGTGAGGGTGGTACCGGTAAGCGACAAGGCCCAAGGGATTTGGATTCCCGGTCCAGTTTTGACGCAGATGATCATGGGTTACAAGGGATTGGAGGATCGGGCCGATGTAGTCCGACCCCAGGACGAAACCCTGGTTCAGCTCCTTTCCATTCTTTTTCCCCCAGACCATCCTTGGGTTTGGGATCTTGAACTGAGCGAGGAGTTGCTATCAGTCTAACAGATACCATCAGCGAGATTACACTTGGGGAAGCCTATCGCGGGCTTCCCCAAATGTAATAGTCTGAAGGGTGCCCCGCCGTTATCGTCCCTTTATCCTGCTGGCAGACCTGTTATCGCTTATGCTGTTTGCAGTCGAGAGGGGCTTTTGCTATAATAACAACGGAAATTGTGATATTTGTCACGAACAATGATAGGAGATTAACGAAGGATTTAGGAAACAGAGCGCCTAGTTACAAGGTAGGCCGAGCTCTTCAGCTGCGGATTCCCTTGGGATAACGAGGCTGATAAATGGGAAGTTCAGGGGGAATGACCATGTCCGAAACCGGTAAGAATCTGGCGGGAATACCCGAAGCAGTGATCCGGCGCTTACCTATCTACTATCGAGAGTTGAGCCTGTTGCAGCGGCGGGAGGTAGAGAGGATATCTTCCCAAGAGTTAGCCAATAGGGTTGGGGTCAAAGCGCCGCAGATCCGTCAAGACCTGAGTATCTTCGGGCGGTTTGGCCAACAGGGTTACGGATACCGGGTCGAGGAGCTTCTGGCTGCTATTGAACGGATCCTGGGACTGGATAGACAATACCGCCTGGTTATTGTCGGGGCAGGAAACATCGGCGCCGCGGTAGCCCGATATCCCAGCTTTCGTGCCAAGGGCTTTGAGGTCCTTTCCCTGTTTGATCAAGATGAAAGACTCATCGGCACCACCATCGGCGGGGTGTCGGTCAGACCGGCCTGGGAACTGGAAAGCTTCTTGGAGTCAAATCCCGTGGATATTGGCGTCATCGCCGTGCCCGCGGAAGAAGCGGTGCCAGTAGCAAAGATCATGGTACACCACGGGATACGGGGAATCTGGAATTTCGCCCCCATTCGGATAGAAGTTCCGGACCATGTTAGTGTGGAGTATGTGAACTTGGGTGAAAGCCTCTATTCTTTAGCCTTTCAGATGAACCTTAGGGAATCAAAGGATAGCTGATCGGTTTCTTACCCGGTGGACGGTTTTTGGGCAGTCAGGCTGACCCCTTTAACAAAGGGGAGGAGATCGAGGAGCCACTTTCGAATACACCATACCGGAATAACCTTCGACCCTGGTCTGGTACCGAGGCGGAGTGATAGGTAGTTGAACAAGTTGTCAGCGAGTGCTTGGCATTGGAGGCAGGGGAATGAAAAAAGTTAAGTGGTCCTTAATCGGACCGGGAATTGTGTTGGCCGCCGCCGGGGTTGGAGCAGGGGATGTGGTCTCCTCGGCAGTCAGTGGAGCATCCTATGGATACAGTTTGTTGTGGGCGCTGTTAATCGGAGCCTTATTCAAATATTTCCTCAACGAGGGGATGGCCCGGTATCAGTTGGCTACCGGTAGGACCTTCATGGAAGGGTACAGCAGTAGATCTCGGTGGTTTAACTACTATTTCATCGTCTACCTGGTAATTTGGTCCTTTATCGTTGGCGGGGCGCTGTTATCCAGCGTCGGTCTGGTAACCAGTGCGATGTTTCCCATCTTCCCTCTGGAGGTTTGGGGAATCATCGCAGCGATATTT contains:
- a CDS encoding CPBP family intramembrane metalloprotease; translation: MNRTGVSSHRIVKSTYLAFVLLMMAWIGAWLLKISLEQSVLWLTTSKESFFYWLTAKLVIWIVPALWLLRLSNRSLREVFNFPQWKGWLIWGGGIGLLIALTGIIPNYLQGNDLLPTQFSFPLLNLLVVAPILEEFLMRGAIQGNLQGRYSSWRANVITSVMFVILHIPGWYFMGVLWDNLTQPLGGALSIFLVSLGFGYGTHRSQSVMGGVLSHFLNNLF
- a CDS encoding redox-sensing transcriptional repressor Rex; translated protein: MSETGKNLAGIPEAVIRRLPIYYRELSLLQRREVERISSQELANRVGVKAPQIRQDLSIFGRFGQQGYGYRVEELLAAIERILGLDRQYRLVIVGAGNIGAAVARYPSFRAKGFEVLSLFDQDERLIGTTIGGVSVRPAWELESFLESNPVDIGVIAVPAEEAVPVAKIMVHHGIRGIWNFAPIRIEVPDHVSVEYVNLGESLYSLAFQMNLRESKDS
- a CDS encoding GNAT family N-acetyltransferase, whose amino-acid sequence is MSEIKHMTVNDYDRVMEFIKIVFPDAVSILERVIFGSPFRRPDNFAYIEEDGRIISFVGLFPHRVRLGDSEVRAGEIEAVGTHPKFRGRGLASQLMEYWIQYMKEEGIALSWLYGIPNFYQQFGFEYALPFHKYTYTTIAPGQLTDLQPTHQVRAMEQKDLGAVSSIYDFCNRHISGSAIRSLGYWEHRFQTTTFGPHRWIVVSDGGAVIGYLWLTESDGELTVRESGAINEAACQSMASYLFELSKAHPQVREIGVMGPHTSPLARYLYRWGARRACTNEIYPGTWGGMVRIIDLANTLDALSATMSRRLAASPLSNHSGCYTITSEVGSAGLEIRQGQVRVVPVSDKAQGIWIPGPVLTQMIMGYKGLEDRADVVRPQDETLVQLLSILFPPDHPWVWDLELSEELLSV